The region GCGCCGGTGGCCGCGTCAATCGATCTGAGACGCCGGGGCATCTTTCGCCGTATCGTCCTCAAGCGCAACGCGGCCCCGGCATCTTCGCCGGGGCCGCGTTGCGCTGAGCGAGTCGGGTGGCCTGACTGGCCCGATGGCCCGATCAGCGGGTCGCGATCCGCACGATGGGCGCAGCCACGCCGCCGACCGCCGTCGCGCCGATGGCGAGGCCCTCGGCCGTCGTCTGGCCCTCGACGGTGCTGCCGGCCGCCGCCCCGACGACCGCCGCTCCGACGCCCAGGGCGGCAGCGCCGTACTCCAGCCCCTCGGCGGTGTACTCGCCCTCTTCCACCGCGTTGTCGTCGTCGTAGAAGGCAGGGGTCGTGGCCGGCGTGGCGGCGAAGGCGGCGGTGGAGCCGCTCAGCAGGGCGATGGCGAGTGCGGCGGCGCTAAGGGACCGAGCGATCTGCGTCTTCACGGTGGTTCTCCTGCACGGGTGTGTTGTGTGTTCAGCCTATCGTGGGCAGGCCCGCGTGACTGTCCGCTGTGCGCCACCGACGCTGTTTGGCACACAACACCCGTGCTGGAGAGCTGGAGAGAAGAAGGGCCGCCGTTCAGACGTGGACGGCTTCGGCAGGCCCGCTGAACAGGTACTCGCGCAGGTAACGGATCTCCTCGCGGCGCGCGTGCAGCTCGACGCGCAGGAGGTCGCGTACCGAGATCATGGAGAGCAGCGCGCCGTTCTCGACCACTGGCAGGTGGCGGATGTTCGCGGCATCCATCAACTGCACGGCATCCTGGAACAGCTCATCTGGCCCCGCGAAGACGATCCGGGTCGTCATGATGTCGTCGACCGGTATCGTGGCCGGATCGCCGCCGAGCGCCACGACCCGCCGGACTACGTCGCGCTCGGAGACGAGGCCAACGAGATGGTCGCCGTCGAGCACCGACACAATCCCGACGTTCCGGTCGGCCATCATCTGGACGGCCTGCGCGACCGACGAGCCTCTCTGGACCGCGTGCACGAACCCGGGCACCATGATCTCGCGTAACTTCGTCATCGAAGTGCCTCCGCCGAGGAGTCAGCGCAGCATCGCGCCGCCGGTTCCACGGTACATCGGCCGTCAGGGTTTCGCAAGGGGTTTCTCGCTCTGAGATGCGGCTGTGCGCTGTGACAGTCGGCTGTATCGGTAGGGCGCGGCACGGCTGTGCGGCTGACGGAGGGGCTGCATGTCCCATGCCAGGGCGGCTGCTCGGGCCGTCCTCGGGCGTCGATCCGGCGCAACATGCTGCCGCCTGTTGTCAGGCCGACACGCGCGACCGCCCTGGCTGCACTATGCTGGTTTCAGCACGACCAGGGAGGGAGACGATGTGGACTCGGCTGGGGAGTGCGGCGGCGGCGCTGGTGCTGTTCGTCTGGATCGTCGGCACGCCTGTTGGAACGGCAGCCGTCGCTGGGCAGCCCGGCGGTTGGGAGCAGGTCGAGCCCTCACCGGCCGTCCGCCTGTTCGCCCCGACGAGCGGCGCGCTGCTCGCACGAACGGTGAGTGGCCTGCTGCGGTCGGACGACGGGGGAATGACCTGGCGTGCCGTCAGCCTGCCTCCTCAGACGCAACGGCCGTCGGCTATCGAGCGGGCGAACGCGATTGTCGATCCCACCAACCACGACGTGATGTTTGCGGCGATGGCGATGAGCGCCACCGAGCCGGAGGAGCTGTTCCGGACGACCGATGGTGGCCAGACCTGGACGAAGCTCAACCGGCCGGACCAGTCGTCGTACGAGCTTCGGGCAGTGACAGTCAGTCCGGCCGATCCGCGCGTGGTCTACGCCAGCCGTCGCTACTTCGGTGACTACGTGTTGCTGCTGAGTCTCGACGGAGGCGACACCTGGGAGGTCCGTCAGCGGCAGATCGCCGGGCCGTCCTGTGGATGGGGCGTGCCGCTGTTCTACGCCCACCCCACGGACTCGGCGCAGGCGTATCGACGTGCGCTCTGCGCGCGTACCACCCTTGAAGCGGAGTACGGAGGGGTGCGGGTGGAGCACAGCGCCGACCAGGGGTTGACCTGGACCCGACTGTCCCTACAGGGGGCGGCGTCGCGGATCGCGGGCGGCTTCGCGGTGGCTCCGACGCGGATGTACGCCTCCTCGCACCTGCTCGACGCGCGGCCGCCGGAGCACAATCCGTACACGGACGCCTCGTACACGACGGCGGTCGTGCTGCGGAGCGACAACGGACTGGACGGCTGGACGGAGGTGCTGCGGGCACCGCAGACGCGCATCGATGCGCTGGCCGTCGATCCCGCAAACGCCGATCGGGTGTTTGTGGGCCGGAAGGACGGCCTGGTCATGACCACGCAGGATGGCGGCGCGTCCTGGTCGGAGCTGGGCAGGGA is a window of Chloroflexota bacterium DNA encoding:
- a CDS encoding CBS domain-containing protein, with the protein product MTKLREIMVPGFVHAVQRGSSVAQAVQMMADRNVGIVSVLDGDHLVGLVSERDVVRRVVALGGDPATIPVDDIMTTRIVFAGPDELFQDAVQLMDAANIRHLPVVENGALLSMISVRDLLRVELHARREEIRYLREYLFSGPAEAVHV